Proteins found in one Chionomys nivalis chromosome 15, mChiNiv1.1, whole genome shotgun sequence genomic segment:
- the Zbed3 gene encoding zinc finger BED domain-containing protein 3 — protein sequence MRSDEPLVIMEDSWRPDDTAGQSGPCPGLAPAAPGHLGAPYSEAWGYFHLAPARPGHPTGTRATCRLCGEQVGGHPGFQAWTRALWRHLSGAHLRELEKSGARSSPPAAPCPPPPGPAALAAEGDWARLLEQMGALAVRGSRRELELERREAALRQAERALERRRRALRQEERAMAQARRQLQAEREALRTWLREQSPGVGLSAPPSPRPLLLKEDPDGDVPGDVITKVLL from the coding sequence ATGAGAAGTGATGAGCCCCTTGTGATCATGGAAGACAGCTGGAGGCCTGATGACACTGCAGGGCAGAGCGGCCCCTGTCCCGGGCTGGCACCCGCCGCTCCGGGCCATCTGGGGGCGCCGTACTCCGAAGCCTGGGGCTACTTCCATCTGGCCCCGGCTCGGCCCGGGCACCCGACGGGCACCAGGGCCACCTGCCGGCTGTGCGGGGAGCAGGTGGGCGGCCACCCGGGCTTCCAGGCGTGGACTCGGGCCCTGTGGCGACACCTGAGCGGCGCGCACCTGCGGGAGCTGGAGAAGAGCGGGGCTCGGAGCTCGCCGCCCGCCGCGCCCTGCCCTCCACCGCCCGGCCCCGCCGCCTTGGCCGCAGAGGGCGACTGGGCGCGCCTGCTGGAGCAGATGGGAGCGCTGGCCGTGCGCGGCAGCCGGCGGGAACTGGAGCTGGAGCGGCGCGAGGCTGCCCTCCGGCAGGCGGAGCGCGCGCTAGAGCGCAGGCGCAGGGCTCTGCGGCAGGAGGAGCGTGCCATGGCGCAGGCGCGTCGCCAGCTCCAGGCCGAGCGCGAGGCGCTGAGAACCTGGTTGCGAGAGCAGAGCCCGGGGGTCGGGCTCTCGGCGCCCCCTTCTCCTCGGCCTCTGCTGCTCAAGGAGGACCCTGATGGGGACGTCCCCGGCGACGTTATCACCAAGGTCCTGCTATAG